The Helicobacter ganmani genome includes a window with the following:
- the trpF gene encoding bifunctional indole-3-glycerol phosphate synthase/phosphoribosylanthranilate isomerase, with protein MQPNAMPTILKEILDKKQKVALRSCERTTPLNAPNLDSTFMIAEIKRASPSAGNIGVIPNPSALAKEYLQGGAGAISVLCENDYFKGDLEDLKEVKLANPNACVLRKDFVTQLGQIKEAYDFGADMVLLIAAVFIGKNNPYGGFLQLRALYEKCLELGLTPLVEVHNALEVDFITPLGAKLIGINSRNLHTFVIDRIQAYCLLNQIQAKNPQSKVIFESSLLCNFDGFIVGNLGFNGILCGSYLVKNHKPKLALEKLKRAIECGKNSPNAFYQNVFRLLNSPLGFLKICGITNTQDALMCAEALQELKPFYAKDKIAALGFIIEPKSPRYIAIEYIREIARELERFSNILKIIVLKDDENQMQTAIELYQEGVVDALQLHSVKDSCFGGVELREADFAFYEVWNVECAEDLGKFISPFVLLDSKSALGGGSGKGIDLDVLESLKARVQTLCVAGGVGVDNVESLRQIGAKMLDINSSIESKVGKKDSVKLQKLLAILKKRGEMCV; from the coding sequence ATGCAACCTAACGCAATGCCAACGATTTTAAAAGAGATTTTAGATAAAAAGCAAAAGGTTGCTTTGCGCTCTTGTGAGCGCACAACTCCGCTAAATGCGCCAAATCTTGATTCTACTTTTATGATTGCAGAGATTAAAAGGGCAAGTCCAAGTGCGGGAAATATTGGTGTGATTCCAAATCCTAGCGCACTTGCAAAAGAGTATTTGCAAGGGGGAGCGGGAGCAATTTCTGTGCTGTGTGAGAATGATTATTTCAAGGGGGATTTAGAGGATTTAAAGGAAGTTAAACTTGCAAATCCTAATGCCTGTGTCTTGCGAAAAGATTTTGTTACGCAATTAGGGCAAATCAAGGAAGCTTACGATTTTGGCGCGGATATGGTGTTGCTGATTGCTGCGGTTTTTATTGGAAAAAACAACCCCTATGGTGGGTTTTTGCAGCTACGCGCACTTTATGAAAAATGTTTGGAGTTGGGTTTAACGCCTTTGGTGGAAGTGCATAATGCGCTAGAGGTGGATTTTATCACCCCTTTGGGAGCAAAACTTATTGGGATTAATTCGCGCAATCTGCATACTTTTGTGATTGATAGAATCCAAGCCTATTGCCTCTTAAACCAAATCCAGGCAAAAAATCCGCAAAGCAAGGTGATTTTTGAATCCTCCTTACTTTGCAATTTTGATGGGTTTATTGTGGGAAATTTAGGGTTTAATGGAATCTTATGTGGGAGTTATTTGGTAAAAAATCATAAACCCAAGCTTGCTTTAGAGAAATTAAAAAGAGCGATAGAATGTGGAAAAAACTCTCCCAATGCCTTTTATCAAAATGTCTTTAGATTGCTAAATTCGCCTTTAGGATTCTTAAAAATTTGCGGAATCACAAACACACAAGACGCGCTGATGTGTGCAGAGGCTTTGCAAGAATTAAAGCCTTTTTATGCAAAGGATAAAATTGCTGCTTTAGGATTTATCATAGAGCCAAAATCTCCAAGATATATCGCAATAGAGTATATCAGAGAAATCGCAAGAGAGTTGGAGAGATTTTCTAATATTCTTAAAATCATTGTGCTAAAAGACGATGAAAACCAAATGCAAACCGCGATAGAGTTGTATCAAGAGGGCGTAGTTGATGCGCTACAACTCCATAGTGTTAAAGATTCTTGTTTTGGTGGGGTGGAGTTAAGGGAGGCGGATTTCGCCTTTTATGAGGTTTGGAATGTGGAGTGTGCAGAGGATTTGGGTAAGTTTATCAGCCCTTTTGTGCTGTTGGATTCTAAAAGTGCATTGGGTGGGGGCAGTGGGAAAGGGATTGATTTAGATGTTTTGGAATCTTTAAAGGCAAGAGTGCAAACTCTATGTGTCGCTGGTGGCGTAGGTGTGGATAATGTGGAATCCTTAAGGCAGATTGGCGCAAAAATGCTAGATATTAATTCTAGCATAGAATCAAAAGTCGGCAAAAAGGATTCTGTGAAATTGCAAAAACTCCTTGCAATTCTAAAAAAGCGAGGTGAAATGTGCGTTTAA
- a CDS encoding thiamine phosphate synthase, with translation MRKPIKAYLITEPTLYPKTPSEFHDFYIRILQKHSIDFAAYRDKESHFSPALMEVFLNLNRSYGISSLLNSNLDLALEFGFDGVHCNGTQIRQIKAAREKLPLVFFSAHSLQEIQEADKQGANGITISPIFKTPNKGTPLGIDFLNSIEPKNLKAELFALGGIITQAQLQEIATTKIQNFASIRYFLG, from the coding sequence GTGAGGAAGCCCATTAAGGCTTACCTCATCACCGAACCTACGCTTTACCCCAAAACTCCTTCAGAATTTCACGACTTTTATATTAGAATCCTTCAAAAACATTCTATTGATTTTGCTGCCTATCGCGACAAGGAATCACATTTTAGCCCTGCACTAATGGAAGTTTTTTTAAACCTCAACCGCTCTTATGGAATCTCAAGCCTCCTTAACTCCAACCTAGACTTAGCTCTTGAGTTCGGCTTTGATGGGGTGCATTGCAATGGCACGCAAATACGACAAATCAAAGCTGCGCGAGAAAAGCTGCCCCTAGTATTTTTCAGCGCACATTCACTTCAAGAAATCCAAGAAGCCGATAAACAAGGTGCAAATGGAATCACGATTAGCCCAATCTTTAAAACCCCAAATAAAGGCACTCCTCTGGGCATTGATTTTTTAAACAGCATTGAACCTAAAAATCTAAAAGCAGAACTTTTTGCACTAGGTGGAATCATCACACAAGCACAACTCCAAGAAATCGCCACAACAAAAATCCAAAATTTTGCCTCTATTCGGTATTTTTTAGGGTAA
- a CDS encoding MOSC domain-containing protein: protein MRLNGLFIGKIARYSCGKTSFLSAMKGREVESLEITHQGIVGNEIADTIHHGGANKAVFAYDVESYAQWRKCLGLKIPYGGMGENLLLEEVKAGDLCVGDRLCFENGVILEISMPRVQCFKIPSLYPSPQDKNALAKFLFETGCVGFYLRVIQGGRIQKDSAICLESAQDSTTLQCAHQTYKNPSKESLQALLANPKLAQEFKRNVELRLRTRESSLLDWQLSRS from the coding sequence GTGCGTTTAAATGGGCTTTTTATAGGGAAAATTGCAAGATATTCTTGTGGTAAAACTTCTTTTTTGAGTGCGATGAAAGGGCGTGAGGTGGAATCGCTAGAAATTACCCATCAAGGGATTGTAGGAAATGAAATCGCCGATACAATCCATCACGGAGGGGCAAACAAGGCTGTTTTCGCTTACGATGTGGAATCGTATGCGCAGTGGCGCAAGTGTTTAGGCTTGAAGATTCCTTATGGAGGAATGGGCGAGAATCTTTTGCTAGAGGAGGTAAAGGCGGGGGATTTATGCGTGGGGGATAGGCTTTGTTTTGAGAATGGAGTAATATTAGAGATTTCTATGCCGCGTGTGCAGTGCTTTAAGATTCCGAGTTTGTATCCAAGCCCACAGGACAAAAACGCGTTAGCAAAATTTCTTTTTGAAACAGGTTGTGTTGGGTTTTATTTGCGCGTGATACAAGGCGGCAGGATTCAAAAGGATTCTGCTATTTGTTTAGAATCCGCTCAAGATTCCACAACTCTGCAATGTGCGCACCAAACCTACAAAAATCCAAGTAAAGAATCCCTCCAAGCCTTATTAGCCAATCCAAAACTAGCGCAAGAGTTTAAAAGAAATGTAGAATTGCGCTTGAGGACTAGGGAGTCTAGTTTGCTAGATTGGCAACTTAGTCGAAGCTAA
- the trpB gene encoding tryptophan synthase subunit beta: MKHKMFLESKQGFFGENEGGFHAFGGQYMPEILHSALKELEKGYKVILKSRDFKQELSSLYRDFIGRPTPLIYAKNISKLLHNEIYLKFEGLANTGAHKINNAIGQVLLAKKMGKTRIIAETGAGQHGLATAAACAKLGMECVVFMGARDIKRQFPNVFNMELLGAKVRSVESGSQTLKDAVNEALREWSKESKNTFYVLGSTLGPYPYPDIVREFQSIISKELKSQTKAFFKGNPDIMIACVGGGSNSMGFFSHYLKSKVRLIGVEAGGLSKEIGKNAARMGNENANLCIAQGYKSYFLSDEYGNLLETYSISAGLDYAGIGPQLAHLKEIGRVEFLSALDSEALEALRFFAKNEGVLAALESSHALAGALKIAKEVKNKKILVNISGRGDKDIFITAKALQKERWAEFLQQEIQEMQSAESKSTKGSKE, from the coding sequence ATGAAACACAAAATGTTTTTAGAATCCAAACAAGGATTTTTTGGCGAGAATGAAGGCGGTTTCCACGCATTTGGCGGACAATATATGCCAGAGATTCTACACTCTGCGTTAAAAGAGTTGGAGAAAGGTTACAAAGTAATTTTAAAATCCCGTGATTTTAAACAAGAATTATCCTCATTATATAGGGATTTCATCGGGCGTCCCACGCCATTAATTTATGCGAAAAATATTAGCAAACTTCTGCACAATGAAATTTATCTAAAGTTTGAGGGCTTGGCAAACACAGGAGCGCATAAGATTAACAACGCAATTGGACAAGTTTTGCTTGCCAAAAAAATGGGCAAAACACGCATTATTGCCGAAACAGGAGCAGGACAGCACGGATTAGCCACGGCGGCGGCTTGTGCGAAACTAGGAATGGAATGCGTTGTTTTTATGGGCGCACGGGATATTAAGCGACAATTTCCCAATGTATTTAATATGGAACTACTAGGCGCAAAGGTTAGGAGCGTAGAGAGCGGAAGCCAAACGCTTAAAGACGCCGTCAATGAAGCCTTAAGAGAATGGAGCAAAGAGAGCAAAAACACCTTTTATGTGCTTGGAAGCACACTTGGTCCTTATCCTTATCCCGACATTGTGCGTGAGTTTCAAAGTATTATTAGCAAGGAGCTAAAATCGCAGACAAAGGCATTTTTCAAAGGTAATCCAGATATAATGATTGCTTGTGTGGGCGGAGGAAGCAATTCTATGGGATTCTTTAGCCATTATCTTAAAAGTAAGGTGCGCCTCATCGGCGTAGAAGCGGGGGGCTTGAGCAAAGAAATAGGCAAGAATGCCGCGCGTATGGGCAATGAAAATGCAAATCTTTGTATTGCTCAAGGCTATAAAAGCTATTTTCTAAGCGATGAATATGGCAATCTACTAGAAACCTACTCTATCTCGGCAGGGCTTGATTATGCTGGGATTGGTCCTCAACTCGCGCATTTAAAGGAAATCGGGCGTGTGGAATTCTTAAGCGCACTAGATAGCGAAGCACTAGAAGCTTTGAGATTCTTTGCTAAAAATGAGGGGGTTCTCGCCGCACTAGAATCTAGCCACGCATTAGCAGGGGCATTAAAAATTGCTAAGGAAGTCAAAAACAAAAAAATCCTTGTCAATATTTCTGGTAGAGGCGACAAAGATATTTTCATCACCGCAAAAGCCTTGCAAAAAGAGCGTTGGGCGGAATTTTTGCAACAAGAGATTCAAGAAATGCAAAGTGCGGAATCCAAAAGCACAAAAGGAAGTAAAGAATGA
- a CDS encoding bifunctional anthranilate synthase component II/anthranilate phosphoribosyltransferase → MILLIDNYDSFTYNIYQAFSTLGYPIKVLRHDKTNLEEIESLNPSYIVLGPGPKTPKDSILNIQIVQKFKGIYPILGICLGHQAILAAFGVEIKNAKNIIHGKVEPLKHNQKGIFRHISPNTPIARYHSLVGKRDEIPECFIISGVSEDGEVMAVEHKQYHLIGLQFHPESIGTKEGVKMLQNFLHYAREPIPIKDYLKKCLKLESLNFQESYNLMDELTEGNLSDAQIGSILTSLEIKGVDEYELAGFASVLKQKAVRFEVGDKNRILFDMVGTGGSSAKTFNVSTTCALLLATLAKRANLGIIKHGNRAITSKSGSADLLSTLGINPNMELQNAKKAYEELNLTFLFAQRFHSAMRFAAPARGSLGFKTAFNLIGPLSNPAPITHQLIGVFDKSYTEIMARALSILGIKRAMVVSGLDGLDEISLCAPTQITELRNGAIKTYIFNPIEVGLNFASYSMLCGGDAQENLRITKDIFNALPSPKLDLVALNLGAALCVCEQVESLKEGFFRAKQIIESKEVFEVLEGFKRISNLRLEGL, encoded by the coding sequence GTGATTTTACTGATTGATAATTACGATTCTTTTACCTATAATATTTACCAAGCCTTTAGCACTCTTGGTTATCCGATTAAAGTCTTGCGCCACGACAAAACTAACCTAGAGGAGATAGAGTCGCTAAATCCAAGCTATATCGTGCTAGGACCAGGACCCAAAACGCCTAAGGATTCCATATTAAACATCCAAATCGTGCAGAAATTTAAGGGAATCTATCCAATTTTGGGGATTTGTCTAGGACATCAGGCGATTTTAGCGGCTTTTGGTGTGGAAATCAAAAATGCGAAAAATATTATTCACGGCAAGGTAGAGCCGCTAAAACATAATCAAAAAGGAATCTTTCGCCATATTAGTCCAAACACTCCTATTGCGCGTTACCATTCGCTTGTGGGCAAAAGGGACGAGATTCCAGAATGCTTTATTATTAGCGGAGTGAGCGAAGATGGCGAAGTTATGGCGGTGGAACATAAGCAATACCATTTGATAGGATTGCAGTTTCACCCGGAATCTATCGGCACGAAAGAGGGTGTTAAAATGCTCCAAAACTTCCTGCATTATGCGCGTGAGCCAATTCCGATTAAAGACTATCTTAAAAAATGCTTAAAATTAGAATCGCTGAACTTTCAAGAAAGCTATAATCTAATGGACGAACTCACAGAGGGGAATTTGAGTGATGCGCAAATTGGTAGCATTCTTACAAGCCTTGAAATTAAGGGCGTAGATGAATACGAACTCGCAGGATTCGCCTCGGTGCTGAAGCAAAAGGCAGTGCGCTTTGAGGTTGGGGATAAGAATCGCATTTTGTTTGATATGGTAGGCACAGGGGGAAGTAGTGCGAAAACCTTTAATGTCTCCACGACTTGCGCCCTGCTTCTTGCCACACTTGCTAAGAGGGCGAATCTTGGAATCATCAAGCACGGAAATCGCGCCATTACTTCTAAGAGTGGCTCGGCGGACTTGCTAAGCACACTTGGAATTAATCCAAATATGGAGCTACAAAATGCAAAAAAGGCTTATGAGGAGCTAAATCTTACCTTCCTCTTTGCGCAGAGATTCCATTCTGCTATGCGCTTCGCCGCACCAGCTCGTGGGAGCTTAGGCTTTAAGACTGCTTTTAATCTCATCGGTCCTCTAAGCAATCCCGCACCCATTACGCACCAGCTAATTGGTGTGTTTGATAAATCTTACACAGAGATTATGGCGAGAGCTTTAAGCATTCTAGGGATTAAACGCGCAATGGTAGTTAGCGGACTAGATGGACTTGATGAAATCTCGCTCTGTGCGCCGACACAAATCACGGAGTTGCGCAATGGGGCGATTAAGACTTATATTTTTAATCCAATAGAAGTTGGATTGAATTTTGCTAGTTATTCTATGCTATGTGGCGGGGACGCGCAGGAGAATCTAAGAATCACAAAGGATATTTTTAACGCCTTGCCATCGCCTAAGCTTGATTTAGTCGCGCTAAATCTCGGGGCGGCTTTGTGCGTGTGTGAGCAAGTGGAATCGCTAAAAGAGGGATTCTTTAGGGCAAAGCAAATCATAGAATCTAAAGAGGTTTTTGAGGTTTTAGAGGGATTTAAACGCATTAGCAATTTGCGCTTAGAGGGCTTGTAG
- a CDS encoding RDD family protein, with amino-acid sequence MRWRKVKQNPKPPTQAKHKANSALPPTNALPHRLIQELEQNSSDSLQIANFWERGKAQVIDTFMIYLPLLYFLTYVVVGSAQGFRDSTWAPFSGVLIYGILVALLLAFKGQTPGKKAYNLWIVRENGKNVTFAFALLRFFAFLLSGVSIVGIFMPLWRRDKKALHDILLKTLILKKG; translated from the coding sequence ATGCGTTGGAGAAAAGTCAAACAAAATCCAAAACCTCCAACACAAGCCAAACATAAGGCAAATTCCGCTCTCCCACCGACCAATGCCTTACCTCATCGGCTCATACAAGAATTAGAACAAAACTCGTCTGACTCTTTGCAAATCGCCAATTTTTGGGAGAGAGGCAAAGCACAAGTGATTGATACTTTTATGATTTACTTGCCGCTTTTATATTTTTTAACTTATGTTGTCGTCGGCAGTGCGCAAGGATTCCGTGATTCCACTTGGGCTCCCTTTAGCGGAGTTTTGATTTATGGAATCCTTGTCGCCTTGCTTTTGGCATTCAAAGGACAAACACCGGGCAAAAAGGCTTATAATCTATGGATTGTCAGAGAAAATGGAAAAAATGTAACATTTGCTTTTGCTCTTTTGCGATTCTTTGCTTTTCTTCTCTCTGGCGTCAGTATCGTAGGAATCTTTATGCCTTTGTGGCGCAGAGACAAAAAAGCATTGCACGATATTTTGCTCAAAACCCTCATTCTCAAAAAAGGTTAA
- the trpA gene encoding tryptophan synthase subunit alpha, whose amino-acid sequence MKKIALMGHIVAGFPSFEASLKAALGIAQGGAEYLEVQFPFSDPNADGIAIANACEVALQSGFNTDLGFEFITQLQQKLQQNQLPTKLLIMTYGNILFCYGIQKFLQKAKERGVYGLIVPDLSLDNDEKLFKKAKKLGLENIALIAPLTKPKRMERLSCISGAFIYVVARNGITGDTTQIDESLMRYIELVKKHCKKPIALGFGIQNKEQIDALRGVVQIAIVGSAFVRFIDKVCKEEGEISEKLCAFTKGLLGD is encoded by the coding sequence ATGAAAAAAATTGCATTAATGGGGCATATTGTTGCGGGGTTTCCAAGCTTTGAAGCAAGTCTCAAAGCGGCACTTGGAATCGCGCAAGGCGGGGCGGAATACTTAGAGGTGCAGTTTCCATTCTCTGACCCAAACGCCGATGGAATCGCGATTGCTAATGCTTGTGAAGTAGCGCTTCAAAGTGGATTCAACACTGATTTAGGGTTTGAATTTATCACGCAACTCCAACAAAAACTTCAGCAAAACCAACTGCCAACGAAACTGCTCATTATGACTTATGGAAATATCTTGTTTTGTTATGGAATCCAAAAATTTTTGCAAAAGGCAAAAGAACGCGGAGTTTATGGGCTGATTGTGCCAGATTTGTCGCTAGATAATGATGAAAAATTGTTTAAAAAAGCTAAAAAGTTGGGATTAGAAAATATCGCGCTGATTGCACCTTTAACTAAGCCAAAGAGAATGGAGAGATTGAGTTGTATCAGTGGGGCTTTTATCTATGTCGTCGCACGCAATGGAATCACAGGGGACACTACGCAGATTGATGAATCCTTAATGCGCTATATTGAGCTTGTGAAAAAGCATTGTAAAAAGCCCATTGCGCTAGGGTTTGGAATCCAAAACAAAGAACAAATTGACGCTCTGCGCGGGGTTGTGCAAATTGCGATTGTCGGAAGTGCCTTTGTGCGTTTTATTGACAAAGTATGCAAAGAGGAGGGAGAAATTTCTGAAAAACTCTGCGCTTTTACCAAAGGACTTTTGGGGGATTAG
- a CDS encoding F0F1 ATP synthase subunit A, protein MDGRLFTFLGLVSHDHDFIIASHTILVAIIAIILAKLATSKLQVVPGTMQNIFEAFLGGVIFMAKDVIGEEKARKYLPLTATIALFVCLANLIGIIPGFEAPSSSLSFTLTLALVVFVFYNFEGIRTFGIVKYFAHFAGPIKPLAPLMFPIEIISHCSRLVSLSFRLFGNIKGDDMFLLVMLMLAPWVAPLPAYLLLTFMAFLQAFIFMILTYVFLAGAVLVSEEAH, encoded by the coding sequence ATGGACGGAAGATTATTTACTTTTCTAGGATTGGTTAGCCACGACCACGATTTTATTATCGCATCTCATACAATTTTAGTCGCAATTATTGCAATTATTTTAGCTAAACTTGCTACTTCAAAACTACAAGTTGTACCCGGCACAATGCAAAATATCTTTGAAGCATTTTTGGGTGGGGTTATTTTTATGGCAAAAGATGTGATTGGCGAGGAGAAAGCACGCAAATATTTGCCTCTTACTGCAACAATCGCACTTTTTGTATGTTTGGCTAACCTCATCGGAATCATTCCGGGATTTGAAGCACCCTCCTCTAGCCTTAGCTTTACGCTTACACTCGCACTTGTTGTATTTGTATTTTATAACTTTGAAGGAATCCGCACCTTTGGAATCGTAAAATATTTTGCGCATTTTGCTGGTCCTATTAAACCATTAGCCCCACTGATGTTCCCTATTGAAATCATCTCTCACTGCTCAAGATTAGTCTCTCTCTCTTTTCGTCTCTTTGGAAATATCAAGGGAGATGATATGTTCTTACTTGTAATGTTAATGCTTGCTCCTTGGGTTGCACCACTTCCAGCGTATTTGCTGCTAACTTTTATGGCATTTTTGCAAGCTTTCATCTTTATGATTCTGACTTATGTATTCTTAGCAGGTGCCGTTTTGGTAAGTGAGGAAGCCCATTAA
- a CDS encoding anthranilate synthase component I family protein, which produces MFEFLKNPKNQGAAPSFSIQKISASKLTPLMVCEAMNAPILLESAFLDTGKGRFSILVLKEAFRIIKERGKVFLCEDSSGQNLKKHDLGKIKQIGSFTLPQNPKFLDFLEAFATLTPELDSENIPSTEIESLHLPLGGVGYLGYEFFSEIEEVEFNNPTLYEVSENAFIFGRDFVIFDHFYESLYILCVSFKGESKPQDTQKRMQELVSTLEHLSLSDKPTQKYHSAITSKDKKSYYIKMVQTIKKEIYKGNLLQCVPSQSLEITSTLPPLQAYMNLRIANPSPYMYYFNFGDFEIIGSSPEVLVRVKETALNSAQVTIRPIAGTRARGKNALEDSKLEEELKANEKENAEHLMLLDLGRNDVGKVAKAGSVCVTKEKVIEKYARVMHLVSEVQGEMDLTTHRKKDALYAAFPAGTVSGAPKIQAIQTIESQETHKRAIYAGAIGYFAKNGDMDFAIAIRTAVYQKGIYYLQAGGGIVMDSSEDAEYEETRNKMRSLVEAILGGEK; this is translated from the coding sequence ATGTTTGAGTTTCTAAAAAATCCCAAAAATCAAGGAGCAGCCCCGAGTTTTAGCATTCAAAAAATCTCTGCCTCCAAGCTCACGCCTCTAATGGTTTGCGAGGCAATGAATGCGCCTATTTTACTTGAATCTGCGTTTTTGGATACCGGCAAGGGGCGGTTTTCTATTCTTGTGCTTAAAGAAGCTTTTAGAATCATAAAAGAGCGGGGCAAAGTCTTTTTGTGTGAGGATTCTAGTGGGCAAAATTTAAAGAAGCACGATTTAGGCAAAATTAAACAAATCGGCAGCTTCACTCTGCCACAGAATCCTAAATTTTTAGATTTCTTAGAGGCTTTTGCCACATTAACGCCAGAGCTAGATTCGGAGAATATCCCTAGCACAGAGATAGAATCCCTGCATTTGCCATTAGGAGGCGTTGGGTATTTGGGATATGAGTTTTTTAGCGAGATTGAGGAGGTAGAATTTAATAATCCAACACTCTATGAAGTGAGCGAAAATGCCTTTATTTTCGGGCGAGATTTTGTCATCTTTGACCATTTTTATGAATCACTTTATATTCTTTGTGTAAGTTTTAAGGGAGAATCCAAACCGCAAGATACTCAAAAAAGAATGCAGGAGTTAGTATCTACATTAGAGCATTTGAGTTTGTCGGATAAACCTACGCAAAAGTATCATTCCGCCATTACTTCTAAAGATAAGAAATCTTATTATATAAAAATGGTGCAAACAATAAAAAAAGAAATTTATAAGGGTAATTTACTCCAATGTGTGCCAAGCCAAAGTTTGGAGATTACAAGCACTCTACCACCTTTACAAGCCTATATGAATCTACGCATTGCAAATCCAAGCCCTTATATGTATTATTTCAACTTCGGGGATTTTGAGATTATCGGAAGTTCGCCTGAAGTGCTTGTGCGCGTGAAAGAGACTGCGCTAAATTCTGCACAAGTTACGATTCGCCCAATCGCCGGGACACGTGCTAGAGGCAAGAATGCCCTAGAAGATTCCAAGCTAGAGGAGGAATTAAAGGCAAATGAGAAAGAAAATGCCGAGCATTTAATGTTGCTAGATTTGGGACGCAACGATGTGGGCAAAGTGGCAAAGGCGGGAAGTGTGTGCGTAACAAAAGAAAAGGTGATTGAAAAATACGCAAGAGTAATGCACCTAGTCTCTGAAGTGCAAGGTGAAATGGATTTGACGACGCATAGAAAAAAAGACGCACTTTATGCAGCATTCCCTGCCGGGACGGTGAGCGGTGCGCCAAAGATTCAAGCCATTCAAACCATAGAATCCCAAGAAACGCATAAACGCGCAATTTACGCAGGCGCGATTGGTTATTTTGCCAAAAATGGCGATATGGACTTTGCGATAGCCATTCGCACGGCAGTTTATCAAAAAGGCATATATTATCTTCAAGCAGGAGGCGGAATCGTGATGGATTCATCAGAGGACGCAGAATATGAGGAGACGAGAAACAAAATGCGCTCCTTAGTGGAAGCGATTTTAGGGGGTGAGAAGTGA
- a CDS encoding deoxyguanosinetriphosphate triphosphohydrolase, which translates to MQPQERFYPATPDFRDAFGRDRDRIIHSSYFRRLEYKTQVFINHSGDYFRTRLTHSLEVSQIARTLAKNLGLDENLAEAIALAHDLGHTPFGHAGGDELDKIMRHYGFHHGFDHNFQSFRVVTKLEKRYKDFEGLNLSFATLEGVLKHSYPYEKSFINSNLQNFFRVEFHPSLEAILVDLSDEIAYISADIDDGIKYGLIGFEDLKENALVARALEFVEREEGIVRHDSIFRHRFTSRLITMLVYDILDNHKPFAQDSVQCFTTLAKESLPISHTTTIEQEIKALKKILLKCLYRHQEIYKKMFMGKRCVRKLYDCFNNETNLLPKDLQARISNGEKIHRVCADYIASMTDRYAIALYHELGF; encoded by the coding sequence ATGCAACCTCAAGAGCGATTCTATCCTGCTACGCCAGATTTCCGTGATGCGTTTGGCAGAGATAGAGACAGAATCATACACAGCTCGTATTTTAGACGCTTAGAATACAAAACACAAGTGTTTATTAATCATAGTGGAGATTATTTTCGCACGCGTTTGACACATTCGCTTGAAGTGAGCCAGATTGCACGCACTTTAGCGAAAAATTTGGGATTAGATGAGAATCTTGCGGAAGCCATTGCGCTAGCTCACGATTTGGGGCACACGCCTTTTGGACACGCAGGAGGAGATGAACTAGACAAAATAATGCGTCATTATGGCTTTCATCACGGGTTTGACCATAATTTCCAATCGTTTCGGGTGGTAACAAAACTAGAGAAGCGGTATAAAGATTTTGAGGGTTTGAATCTTTCCTTTGCGACTTTGGAGGGAGTCTTAAAGCATTCTTATCCTTATGAAAAATCGTTTATCAATTCCAATTTGCAAAATTTTTTTCGCGTGGAATTTCACCCAAGTTTAGAAGCGATTCTTGTAGATTTATCCGACGAGATTGCGTATATTAGCGCGGATATTGACGATGGCATTAAATATGGCTTGATTGGCTTTGAGGATTTAAAAGAAAACGCATTAGTCGCGCGCGCCTTAGAGTTTGTGGAGAGAGAGGAGGGGATTGTGCGTCATGATTCTATCTTTCGTCATCGTTTCACCTCACGTTTGATTACAATGCTTGTTTATGATATTTTGGATAATCACAAGCCCTTTGCGCAGGATTCTGTGCAGTGCTTTACTACTCTTGCTAAGGAATCTTTGCCTATTTCTCACACAACAACAATAGAACAAGAGATAAAAGCACTCAAAAAAATTCTTTTAAAATGTCTCTATCGTCATCAAGAAATTTACAAAAAAATGTTTATGGGCAAACGTTGTGTGCGAAAACTTTATGATTGCTTCAATAACGAAACCAATCTTTTGCCAAAGGATTTGCAAGCAAGAATCTCTAATGGAGAAAAGATACATCGCGTTTGCGCGGATTATATCGCTTCTATGACAGACCGCTACGCCATTGCGCTTTACCACGAGTTGGGATTCTAA